A genomic window from Dehalococcoidia bacterium includes:
- a CDS encoding heme o synthase has product MQAASPAPKARSPSGAYPTLVLVSIIATFVLVVLGGVVRVTGSGLGCPDWPLCHGSVIPPLNLPTLIEYSHRLAASLVSLLVLATAIVAWTARRNDRPVALAASIAFALLVAQVVLGGVTVLMELPPTIVTAHLATAEALLGVLTVLYILARRHEIFASIGARRPSPGLLWMTGAAVLSIFAIIFAGAYVRGTGATFACDGWPFCGPELLPESGLPAIHMAHRLVVLVGGVLAIVACVAAWRQRRALPGGGPLAVATGVLFLLQTLAGAWLVFSEFTPFTQALHLTLATAVWTGIVALAGLAWYGRLSHAEGIPAEAEARHTNTVLPGIVALATLAWYERQSRPEGAPALQPPLMGYVKLVKPWIIGLLLFTALGGMFLAAGGAPPLGVVVAVLVGGALTAGGANALNHYIDRDIDGLMYRTRARPIPSHRISPERAFMFGIALNVVGFLVLAVGANPLSAVLALAASGFYVLVYTSWLKRTTPQNIVIGGAAGAMPPLIGWAAITNSLGLPGFYLFAIVFFWTPPHFWALAMLLRDDYARAGIPMLPVVRSERETVWSILLYTIVLVAVTLLLYSTQALGTVYLASALVFGGLFIWMAVRLLKDSQRPRVAGLYKYSLLYLALLFVAIIADKSIGV; this is encoded by the coding sequence ATGCAAGCAGCTAGCCCGGCGCCAAAGGCGAGAAGCCCCTCCGGCGCCTACCCCACGCTTGTGCTGGTGAGCATCATCGCCACGTTTGTCCTGGTTGTCCTTGGCGGCGTGGTCCGGGTCACAGGCTCCGGCCTCGGATGTCCGGACTGGCCGCTCTGCCACGGCAGCGTCATCCCGCCTCTGAACCTGCCCACGCTCATTGAATACTCCCACCGTCTGGCGGCGTCCCTGGTGAGCCTGCTGGTGCTCGCGACGGCCATCGTGGCATGGACAGCGCGGCGCAATGACCGCCCAGTAGCGCTGGCGGCGAGCATCGCGTTCGCCCTTCTGGTGGCGCAGGTGGTGCTGGGGGGCGTGACCGTCCTCATGGAGCTTCCGCCGACCATCGTCACCGCCCACCTGGCCACGGCGGAGGCGCTTCTGGGCGTCCTGACTGTCCTGTACATCCTGGCCCGCCGCCATGAGATATTCGCGTCCATTGGAGCGCGGCGCCCCAGCCCCGGACTGCTGTGGATGACAGGCGCGGCGGTGCTTTCCATCTTCGCCATCATCTTCGCGGGAGCCTACGTCCGCGGCACGGGCGCCACCTTCGCCTGCGACGGGTGGCCCTTCTGCGGGCCGGAGCTTCTCCCTGAGAGCGGGCTACCCGCCATCCACATGGCCCACCGGCTCGTCGTGCTGGTGGGCGGCGTCCTTGCGATTGTCGCCTGCGTGGCGGCATGGCGCCAGCGGCGGGCCTTGCCCGGCGGCGGCCCGCTGGCCGTGGCCACGGGCGTCCTGTTCCTCCTGCAAACGCTGGCCGGCGCATGGCTGGTTTTCTCCGAATTCACGCCATTCACCCAGGCCCTCCACCTCACTCTGGCCACGGCCGTCTGGACGGGCATTGTGGCGCTGGCGGGTCTGGCGTGGTACGGGCGCCTGAGCCATGCGGAGGGCATACCCGCCGAGGCTGAGGCCAGGCATACCAATACGGTCTTGCCGGGCATCGTAGCGCTGGCGACCCTTGCGTGGTACGAGCGCCAGAGCCGTCCGGAAGGCGCGCCCGCCCTGCAGCCGCCGTTGATGGGTTACGTCAAGCTCGTCAAGCCCTGGATCATCGGCCTGCTGCTGTTCACCGCCCTGGGCGGCATGTTCCTGGCAGCCGGCGGCGCACCGCCTCTCGGCGTGGTCGTGGCCGTGCTCGTGGGCGGCGCCCTGACCGCGGGCGGCGCCAATGCCCTTAACCATTACATTGACCGTGACATTGACGGTTTGATGTACCGGACGCGCGCGCGCCCCATTCCATCCCATCGCATATCGCCGGAGCGAGCGTTCATGTTCGGGATCGCCCTGAACGTCGTGGGCTTCCTTGTCCTGGCGGTGGGCGCCAACCCGCTCAGCGCCGTCCTGGCCCTGGCCGCGTCCGGCTTCTACGTCCTGGTCTATACAAGCTGGCTCAAGCGCACTACGCCTCAAAACATCGTCATCGGAGGAGCGGCGGGCGCCATGCCCCCGCTCATCGGCTGGGCGGCGATCACGAACTCGCTGGGCCTGCCCGGCTTCTACCTCTTCGCCATCGTCTTCTTCTGGACACCCCCGCACTTCTGGGCGCTGGCCATGCTGCTGCGCGACGACTATGCCCGCGCGGGCATCCCCATGCTGCCCGTCGTCCGCTCAGAACGCGAGACGGTTTGGTCCATCCTCCTGTACACGATTGTCCTGGTGGCTGTCACCTTGCTCCTTTACAGCACCCAGGCCCTCGGCACAGTGTACCTGGCGAGCGCCCTCGTCTTCGGCGGGCTCTTCATCTGGATGGCGGTGCGCCTCCTGAAAGACAGCCAGAGGCCGCGCGTCGCCGGACTGTACAAGTACTCGCTGCTCTACCTGGCGCTGCTGTTCGTCGCCATCATCGCCGACAAGAGCATAGGGGTGTAG
- a CDS encoding CoA transferase, with amino-acid sequence MAPGPLSGVRVLDLTWFLAGPFVTHLMSVMGAEVIKVESMKRVDNIRLYTPDMQGVAITDPSSVPPEGLCQTPAWQEVNFDKKGCTLNLAHPKAKDIILNLVRACDAMIDNFSAGVLDRRGIGYSVVRQVRPDIIVLSASSSGQFGPQKHYAGLATIFSAQSGLSHMTGYPDLLPTDVRDGMDLRVGTGTCFALMSALVYRQRTGKGQFIDVSARDVPSVLIGDAIMDYFMTGRVRDREGNKDDIMAPHNCYPCQGKDKWVSIVVNSDEEWKALCQAVGHAEWADDPRFNDQYRRWKNQEELDKLLGAWTKGYTHYEVMEKLQRVGVAAMPALSSEEIFNDPHFNAWGSFTNVSHPVIGSRKVIGAPWKFSESDMKMRTHGPMIGEHNEYVFGEVLGLSAREVRGLVEEEVIV; translated from the coding sequence ATGGCACCAGGACCCCTTTCCGGCGTCAGAGTCCTTGACCTGACATGGTTTCTTGCGGGGCCCTTCGTCACCCACCTGATGAGCGTCATGGGCGCCGAGGTCATCAAGGTGGAGAGCATGAAGCGGGTGGACAACATTCGCCTGTACACCCCCGACATGCAGGGCGTGGCCATCACCGACCCCTCGTCCGTCCCGCCTGAAGGCCTGTGCCAGACCCCCGCCTGGCAGGAAGTCAACTTTGACAAGAAGGGCTGCACGCTGAACTTGGCCCATCCCAAGGCGAAAGACATCATCCTGAATCTCGTTCGCGCGTGCGACGCGATGATAGACAACTTCAGCGCTGGAGTCCTGGACCGCCGGGGCATTGGCTACAGCGTGGTGCGGCAGGTGCGACCGGACATTATCGTGCTGTCCGCGTCCAGCTCCGGGCAGTTCGGCCCGCAGAAGCACTATGCCGGCCTCGCGACTATCTTCAGCGCGCAGAGTGGGCTCTCCCACATGACAGGCTACCCGGACCTGCTGCCCACGGACGTCCGCGACGGCATGGACCTGCGCGTGGGAACCGGTACGTGCTTCGCCCTCATGTCCGCGCTGGTCTATCGGCAGCGAACAGGCAAGGGCCAGTTCATAGACGTCTCGGCCCGTGATGTCCCCTCCGTCCTCATCGGCGACGCTATCATGGACTACTTCATGACAGGCCGCGTGCGCGACCGCGAGGGGAATAAGGACGACATCATGGCCCCGCACAACTGCTATCCATGCCAGGGGAAGGACAAGTGGGTCAGCATCGTCGTCAACTCCGACGAGGAGTGGAAGGCACTCTGCCAGGCCGTCGGGCACGCGGAGTGGGCGGACGACCCGCGGTTCAATGACCAGTACCGTCGCTGGAAGAACCAGGAGGAGTTGGACAAGCTGCTGGGCGCGTGGACGAAGGGGTACACCCACTACGAGGTGATGGAGAAGCTCCAGCGCGTGGGCGTAGCCGCCATGCCGGCCCTGAGCTCGGAGGAGATCTTCAACGACCCGCACTTCAACGCGTGGGGCTCTTTTACAAACGTCAGTCACCCGGTCATCGGTTCGCGCAAGGTCATAGGTGCGCCGTGGAAGTTCTCCGAGAGCGACATGAAGATGCGCACGCACGGCCCGATGATAGGAGAGCATAACGAGTACGTCTTCGGCGAGGTGCTGGGCCTCAGCGCGCGGGAAGTGCGCGGCCTTGTCGAGGAGGAAGTGATCGTCTAG